In Silene latifolia isolate original U9 population chromosome X, ASM4854445v1, whole genome shotgun sequence, the following proteins share a genomic window:
- the LOC141620604 gene encoding uncharacterized protein LOC141620604 → MPITCEQCKGLGHTKQKCRKTNPKAKTKVGAKPTQQAPKKQQQWRPIQKHVASVKDKQPAVLFTPEVFPALVRIWILWKPDLFCVDVLAYGAQFIHMKVKSRVDGKQFLLTMIYAHNDLYERIELWNFLKDVALHCNEPWLWAGDFNIVLTHVERLGGNTTDAEMEHFQECVSLCCVEDLQATGALFTWSNKQEPIHRVYTRLDRVMGNHEWMMEYGDYMAHFHPEGNNLINNPGHIDLMQQEMEVAQELRALLTARDSFLMQKAKIQCSLEGNLNTAYFHNSIKKRVMQNKIHNAFLDFYIDLLGSHRTTDPLNTQVVKRGKCCTPSYWEVLNRPVTAEEVQKCLFSIPKDKSPGLDDYTSQFCKDAWEIVGDEVCAVVLNFFDSGKMLNQINATLITLIPKVDRPTSVKHFRPIACCNVIYKIIFKIMCTRLAAILPEIISRNQGAFIQDRSILENILIFQDLVKMYNRGNCSPRCMFKMDLQKAYDSIE, encoded by the exons ATGCCTATTACATGTGAACAATGCAAGGGTCTAGGCCACACAAAACAAAAGTGCAGGAAGACCAATCCAAAGGCAAAGACAAAGGTTGGTGCTAAGCCAACTCAACAGGCTCCTAAGAAACAACAACAGTGGAGGCCTATTCAGAAGCATGTGGCATCTGTCAAGGATAAGCAGCCAGCTGTGTTGTTTACTCCTGAAGTGTTCCCAGCTCTG GTGAGAATTTGGATATTATGGAAACCTGATCTATTTTGTGTGGATGTGTTAGCATATGGTGCTCAGTTTATTCATATGAAGGTTAAATCTAGAGTAGATGGTAAACAGTTCCTCCTTACAATGATATATGCTCATAATGATCTATATGAGAGGATTGAACTGTGGAATTTTCTGAAGGATGTTGCCTTGCATTGTAATGAACCTTGGTTGTGGGCAGGGGACTTTAATATTGTGCTCACTCATGTTGAACGTTTGGGGGGCAACACAACTGATGCTGAGATGGAGCACTTTCAGGAGTGTGTCTCTTTATGTTGTGTAGAGGATTTACAAGCTACTGGAGCCTTATTTACTTGGTCCAATAAACAGGAGCCAATTCATAGGGTGTACACTAGGCTGGATAGGGTGATGGGCAACCATGAATGGATGATGGAGTATGGGGATTATATGGCTCACTTTCATCCAGAGGGG AACAACTTGATTAATAATCCTGGGCACATTGATTTGATGCAGCAGGAGATGGAGGTGGCACAAGAGTTAAGGGCCTTACTTACAGCTAGAGATAGCTTTCTAATGCAAAAGGCTAAGATACAATGCTCATTAGAAGGGAATCTTAATACTGCTTACTTCCATAACTCCATTAAGAAGAGAGTGATGCAGAATAAG ATACATAATGCTTTCTTAGATTTCTATATAGACTTGTTGGGTTCTCATAGGACTACTGATCCACTAAACACTCAAGTAGTTAAGAGAGGGAAATGCTGCACTCCTTCATATTGGGAGGTCTTAAACAGACCAGTAACAGCTGAAGAGGTTCAGAAATGCTTATTCAGTATTCCCAAAGACAAATCCCCTGGACTTGATGATTACACATCTCAGTTTTGTAAGGATGCCTGGGAGATAGTAGGTGATGAAGTGTGTGCTGTTGTGCTCAATTTTTTTGATAGTGGTAAGATGCTAAACCAAATCAATGCTACTTTGATCACACTAATCCCAAAAGTTGATAGACCAACAAGTGTGAAGCATTTCAGGCCAATAGCTTGTTGTAATGTCATCTACAAGATAATATTTAAGATAATGTGCACTAGGCTGGCTGCTATACTTCCTGAGATTATTAGTAGGAATCAGGGTGCATTTATACAAGACAGGAGTATCCTTGAAAACATTCTAATTTTCCAAGACTTAGTGAAAATGTATAATAGAGGGAACTGCTCACCAAGGTGTATGTTTAAGATGGATTTACAGAAAGCCTATGATTCTATAGAATGA
- the LOC141620603 gene encoding uncharacterized protein LOC141620603 produces the protein MRRTQRAEKISEHSTTPIKAEHGEPLSLYLSWRGGRCDASSRARRNTTSKRYYVGKSLLPAETRYTSLEKLVLALVTASYKLRPYFESHTISVITNYPLKTIMRKPELSGRMAKWSIHLSGYDLKFEPRTKNQVPCSRADFVSDFSPSSSDAAEKEILTLEEDKGEQVWELNVDGASNMKGAGVGLVLKSPQGGLLVQAVRCEFKATNNEAEYEALILGLQLALDLKIRHLQVYSDSQLIVNHVNNSYAARDPTMMAYLEIAQALKLRFQTFNIKQIPRDQNVEVDALAALGATFKAGTISTVPIVHVLEPAISKAEQGNEGTNRLTTITEKEVLTNTARPEEVSRLEEALSRVVAE, from the coding sequence ATGAGGCGGACTCAACGAGCCGAAAAGATATCCGAGCACTCCACCACTCCTATCAAAGCCGAACACGGAGAGCCCTTGTCTTTGTACCTCTCGTGGAGAGGTGGTCGGTGCGATGCTAGTTCGAGAGCAAGAAGGAATACAACATCCAAAAGATACTATGTCGGTAAGTCTCTGCTACCTGCGGAGACCAGGTACACCTCACTCGAAAAACTTGTACTTGCGCTGGTAACAGCCTCCTAtaaattgcgaccttattttgaatcTCATACAATCTCTGTGATAACTAACTACCCTCTTAAGACTATAATGAGGAAACCAGAGTTATCAGGAAGAATGGCCAAGTGGTCCATACACCTGAGTGGCTACGATCTGAAATTCGAACCTCGGACAAAGAATCAAGTCCCGTGCTCGCGGGCTGACTTCGTCTCCGACTTTTCCCCCTCCTCCTCCGACGCAGCCGAGAAGGAAATCCTCACTCTGGAAGAGGATAAAGGAGAACAGGTGTGGGAGCTGAATGTAGATGGAGCCTCGAATATGAAGGGAGCAGGAGTTGGTCTGGTCCTTAAGTCACCCCAAGGGGGCCTGCTGGTCCAGGCAGTTCGATGTGAATTCAAAGCTACCAATAACGAGGCAGAATACGAGGCCTTAATCTTGGGTCTGCAGCTAGCTCTAGATCTAAAAATCAGGCACCTCCAGGTATACAGCGACTCCCAACTCATCGTGAATCATGTAAATAACTCTTATGCAGCCAGGGACCCCACTATGATGGCCTACCTGGAAATAGCGCAAGCATTAAAACTCAGGTTCCAGACCttcaacatcaagcaaatcccCAGGGACCAGAACGTGGAGGTTGACGCCCTAGCcgccctgggggcaacattcaaggcAGGTACAATCTCCACCGTACCTATCGTCCACGTACTAGAACCTGCAATATCAAAAGCAGAGCAAGGCAACGAAGGCACAAACCGGCTCACCACAATCACAGAAAAAGAGGTGTTAACAAACACCGCCAGGCCAGAGGAGGTCAGTAGACTGGAGGAAGCCTTATCAAGAGTGGTTGCAGAATGA
- the LOC141617767 gene encoding nodulin-related protein 1-like → MAEETPKTHHEAASNADLMASAKIVAEAAQSSFGKDGAAIDKAKVAEAAEDILEAGKSYGKLDETSGVGQYVDKAEGYLHSYHSSNSSSTADKADKVEEKKEDEKEEEEKSGGGAADVINMAKKGLGGFFS, encoded by the coding sequence ATGGCTGAAGAAACTCCAAAGACGCATCACGAGGCAGCATCGAACGCAGACCTAATGGCAAGCGCGAAGATAGTGGCGGAGGCAGCGCAGTCGTCTTTCGGGAAGGACGGTGCGGCTATTGACAAAGCTAAGGTGGCAGAAGCTGCGGAGGACATATTGGAAGCTGGGAAGAGCTATGGGAAGCTAGATGAGACCAGTGGGGTTGGTCAGTATGTTGATAAAGCTGAGGGTTATTTGCACTCATACCACTCTTCTAACTCCTCCTCCACCGCCGACAAGGCGGACAAGGTGGAGGAGAAGAAGGAGGACGAGAAGGAGGAGGAAGAGAAAAGTGGTGGTGGTGCCGCAGATGTTATTAATATGGCTAAGAAAGGACTTGGTGGCTTTTTTAGTTAG